Proteins encoded by one window of Juglans regia cultivar Chandler chromosome 15, Walnut 2.0, whole genome shotgun sequence:
- the LOC109012226 gene encoding protein FAR1-RELATED SEQUENCE 5-like codes for MGCMTRINAIFNDEGGYTVSKVILDHTHACSPGKARHMRCFKKVDARVAKRLEINDEAGIRLSKNFKSVVVEAGGYENVPFGEKECRNYIDKARQLRLGVGGGVALCNYFEYMLKKNPEFYYKVDIDNEMQLNNVFWADTRSRAAYESFGDVITFDTTYLTNAYEMPFAPFVGVNHHGQSILLGCGLISNEDANTFQWLFESWLQCMNDQLPNAIITDQDKAMKIAISRVFPTSRHRFCLWHIMKKLPEKFGSHCRYGEIKSTLHRSVYDSFSEHEFEEHWCNMLNTYDLHENAWLVSLYSDRHFWVPTYVRDTFWAGMSTTQLSEGMKAFFDDYVHSRTTLKQFVDQYDSALRRKVENEAIANFNSFNTDIPCINRYPLEKQFQKAYTLAKFKEV; via the coding sequence ATGGGGTGTATGACTAGAATTAATGCGATATTCAATGATGAAGGTGGATATACCGTATCTAAAGTGATATTAGATCACACACACGCTTGTAGTCCAGGAAAGGCAAGACATATGAGATGCTTTAAAAAGGTTGATGCTCGTGTGGCTAAAAGGCTTGAAATAAATGACGAGGCAGGAATAAGGTTGTCCAAAAATTTCAAGTCTGTGGTTGTTGAGGCGGGAGGTTACGAGAATGTACCATTTGGGGAGAAGGAGTGTCGAAACTACATTGACAAAGCACGACAACTTCGCCTTGGGGTTGGAGGTGGTGTAGCTCTATGTAACTATTTCGAatatatgctaaaaaaaaatccagaatttTATTATAAGGTTGACATTGACAATGAGATGCAGTTAAATAATGTCTTTTGGGCAGACACTCGGAGTAGAGCTGCGTATGAATCATTCGGGGATGTGATTACATTTGATACAACATATTTGACTAATGCGTATGAAATGCCTTTTGCACCGTTTGTGGGTGTGAACCACCATGGACAATCAATCTTACTCGGGTGCGGATTGATATCCAATGAAGACGCAAATACATTCCAATGGTTGTTTGAGTCATGGTTGCAGTGTATGAATGACCAACTGCCAAATGCAATCATCACAGACCAAGACAAGGCCATGAAAATTGCAATTTCGAGGGTGTTTCCAACTTCTAGGCATCGTTTCTGCTTGTGGCATATAATGAAAAAGCTTCCTGAGAAGTTTGGATCACATTGTCGATATGGGGAAATCAAGAGTACTTTACATAGGTCTGTTTATGACTCTTTTAGTGAGCATGAATTTGAGGAACATTGGTGCAATATGCTCAATACCTATGATTTGCATGAGAATGCATGGTTGGTATCATTGTATAGTGATCGGCATTTTTGGGTGCCAACTTATGTTAGAGACACATTCTGGGCAGGAATGTCAACTACACAGCTGAGTGAAGGAATGAAAGCATTTTTTGACGACTACGTTCACTCTAGAACAACTCTGAAACAATTTGTTGACCAGTATGATTCAGCCCTTAGAAGGAAGGTAGAGAATGAAGCAATTGCTaacttcaattcatttaacACAGACATTCCTTGCATCAATCGCTATCCTCTTGAGAAGCAATTTCAAAAAGCATATACTCTTGCTAAATTCAAAGAAGTATAA
- the LOC109012220 gene encoding E3 ubiquitin-protein ligase RING1-like, which translates to MSFSGGNPGAGGGGAAGSAAAVSQLYFCHQCHGMVTLTPSPAFDLACPNCHGEFLEELETPNPNSEPNSNPFFTSSDLPLLFSSATSASSTPSNAVPPIFNDLSSLFGVPRTSPFQDPEAFNPFLFLQNYLQNLGGNVEVVINSGGDPGFRGGVVGPNLNLGDYFFGPGLEQLIQQLAENDPNRYGTPPASKSAVQELPNITISEDLLASDSWQCAVCKDTFELGEEAKQMPCKHIYHSDCILPWLELHNSCPVCRHELPTDDPDYEQRTLSRSLSSGAGNQSQTWPASAVSGGSGGAGDIGTANQSETVGAGENPLTPGTVERRVRISLPFPWPFRAFGSPAETSNSGSGNNNASNDAEGNSGNRGTQNFQSETRQEDLD; encoded by the coding sequence ATGTCTTTTTCCGGCGGAAATCCCGGTGCTGGTGGTGGTGGCGCAGCGGGCAGCGCTGCAGCTGTGTCTCAGCTTTACTTCTGCCACCAATGTCACGGTATGGTGACCCTAACCCCATCTCCTGCCTTCGATCTTGCCTGTCCCAATTGCCATGGCGAGTTCCTCGAAGAACTCGAAACCCCTAACCCTAACTCTGAGCCCAACTCCAATCCCTTCTTTACTTCCTCCGATCTCCCCCTTCTCTTCTCCTCGGCCACCTCTGCCTCCTCCACCCCCTCTAATGCCGTCCCCCCCATATTCAACGATCTTTCCTCCCTCTTCGGCGTCCCCCGAACTTCCCCCTTCCAAGACCCCGAAGCCTTCAACCCATTTCTTTTCCTGCAGAACTACCTTCAAAACCTGGGCGGCAACGTTGAGGTCGTTATCAATTCTGGCGGCGACCCGGGGTTCCGTGGCGGTGTCGTTGGGCCCAATTTAAATCTTGGCGACTATTTCTTTGGCCCTGGACTCGAGCAATTGATCCAACAGCTTGCCGAGAACGATCCTAATCGATACGGCACGCCTCCGGCATCAAAATCAGCGGTCCAGGAATTACCGAACATCACGATTTCAGAGGATTTGTTGGCCTCGGATTCGTGGCAGTGCGCGGTGTGCAAGGACACGTTCGAGCTGGGCGAGGAGGCCAAGCAGATGCCGTGCAAGCACATTTACCATTCCGATTGTATTCTTCCCTGGTTGGAACTGCATAATTCTTGTCCTGTTTGTCGGCATGAGCTGCCAACCGATGATCCCGACTACGAGCAGAGGACTCTCAGTAGGTCATTATCCTCGGGGGCTGGGAATCAGAGTCAGACTTGGCCGGCTTCCGCTGTTTCTGGTGGCAGTGGTGGTGCTGGAGATATTGGGACTGCGAATCAGAGTGAGACTGTGGGTGCTGGAGAGAATCCACTGACTCCGGGGACGGTGGAGCGGAGGGTCAGGATCTCGTTGCCATTTCCATGGCCATTTAGGGCATTCGGATCACCTGCTGAGACCAGCAATAGTGGGAGTGGTAATAACAACGCAAGCAATGATGCGGAAGGGAATTCGGGGAACAGGGGGACTCAGAACTTCCAGTCGGAGACCAGACAGGAAGATCTGGATTGA